GAGGAGGAGGCCGAAGACTACCAACTCGCCCGCGCCCTGGATCTTCTGAGCGGCCTCTCCCTCTATAAGCCACCCGCAGCAGCGAACGAGTAGAAAGGAACCCGAAGTGTGCGCGTGAAGCTCCCCTCCATCACGGCGCCCCGGATTCAGGACTTCGACAAAAAGTCTCTCGCGGCCGGCTTGGGTCTCGTCATCTTCTTTTTTCTCGCGCTTTATTTTTACGCCCTCGTCAACGCCGCCGGAACCTACGAAAAAATGGAATCCGTTCTGGCCAGCCACAAGGTGCTGCTCTATACACCGGAAGAAGAGAGAACATCAGAGGAGACACATAAAGATCACGCACAGGCGCCCCAACCGGAAGCCGATCCTGAAACCGCACTGATAAAATCCCCGGTCAGCGGGCTGTTCGAAGAAACCGACTACGGCAAGCTTCCCCTCCTCCGCCAGCATGACGGTATGACCAGCTTCGCCGCCTATAAACGCCCGCCGCCGCCGCTGGACTCAAAGAAACCGTCTATAGCCATTCTTCTGACTGATATCGGCCTCTCTCCCAAAAACGCCAAGGCGGCGCTTGAATCCATACCAGCGGAAATCAGCTTGCTGCTGAGCCCCTACGCGCAATCGCCTGATACATGGCGCGAACTCTCCCGCAAAAAGGGACATGAAACTTGGCTCAACATCCCCGCGGAAAGCAAAAACATCGCCCATGCCGACCCCGGCCCTGCCGCCCTTCTGATCCGCGATGACGTGGACAGCAACAGGAACAGGCTCTACTGGTCCATGGCCCGCACCACCGGCTATGTCGGCCTCGCCAGCTTTCTCGACGACTCTTTCCTGATGGCGCAAAAAAATTTCCGCGCCGTTTTCCAAAGCGGTCTGGAACGCGGCCTCGCCTATCTCGAACTCAACCCCGCCGCTGCAGACTATCTGCAGGGCGTCACCCTGAAAGCCGGCGTTCCAGGACTAAAGGCGGATATGTGGATTGTCAGGCCGCAGGGCGAAAATTCCTTTGAATCTCTGGAAAAAACCGCCCGTGAAAAGGGCTACGCCCTGGGGGTCATGCCCGCCTACCCGCAGCAGACTAAAATGCTCGAACTTTGGCTCAAATCGTTGAACCAGAAAGGCTTCGTTCTGGTCCCCGTCTCTTCACTGGCTGAAATCCAGAAGGGCGGAACCGTTGGCACCTCCGGTCACGCCGAAACACTCACCCCCCACCATCTGGACACCTCCGACCATATCGAGCCGGAGCCGCCCCAGACCGCCCTGCACTAAAGGGGAAATAACGATGCCCGCAAAAAAAAGCACCTCTTCACTACCCTACCGCCCCTGCGTCGGTATCGTTCTTCTGAACACAGAAAAAAAAGTCTTCGTCGGCGAACGCATCGACACCCCCGGCGCCTGGCAGATGCCGCAGGGCGGCATAGACTTCGACGAGGATAT
The sequence above is drawn from the Alphaproteobacteria bacterium genome and encodes:
- a CDS encoding divergent polysaccharide deacetylase family protein, yielding MRVKLPSITAPRIQDFDKKSLAAGLGLVIFFFLALYFYALVNAAGTYEKMESVLASHKVLLYTPEEERTSEETHKDHAQAPQPEADPETALIKSPVSGLFEETDYGKLPLLRQHDGMTSFAAYKRPPPPLDSKKPSIAILLTDIGLSPKNAKAALESIPAEISLLLSPYAQSPDTWRELSRKKGHETWLNIPAESKNIAHADPGPAALLIRDDVDSNRNRLYWSMARTTGYVGLASFLDDSFLMAQKNFRAVFQSGLERGLAYLELNPAAADYLQGVTLKAGVPGLKADMWIVRPQGENSFESLEKTAREKGYALGVMPAYPQQTKMLELWLKSLNQKGFVLVPVSSLAEIQKGGTVGTSGHAETLTPHHLDTSDHIEPEPPQTALH